The Branchiostoma floridae strain S238N-H82 chromosome 12, Bfl_VNyyK, whole genome shotgun sequence genome segment tgttgtttacagtatccctgaatagagccctaaacaccgatttgttgatggtgacgtgaaccaagtgttaacattcatatagcccgtggagttgctcgatcagttatcggctccgtgtgtttgttgtttccagtatccctgtatagagccctaaacaccgatttgttgatggtgacgtgaaccaagtgtttacattcatatagcccgtggagctgctcaaacagctatcggctccgtgtgtttgttgtttacagtatctctgtatggagccctcaacaccgatttgttgatggtgacgtgaaccaagtgtttacattcatatagcccgtggagttgctcgatcagttatcggctccgtgtgtttgttgtttacagtatctctgtatggagccctaaacaccgatttgttgatggtgacgtgaaccaagtgtttacattcatatagcccgtggagttgctcgatcagttatcggctccgtgtgtttgttgtttacagtatctctgtatagagccctgaacaccgatttgttgatggtgacatgaaccaagtgtttacattcatatagcccgtggagctgctcaaacagctatcggctccgtgtgtttgttgtttacaatatctctgtatggagccctaaacaccgatttgttgatggtgacgtgaaccaagtctttacattcatatagcccgtggagttgctcgatcagttatcggctccgtgtgtttgttgtttacagtatctctgtatagagccctgaacaccgatttgttgatggtgacatGAACCAAGTGTTAaaattcatatagcccgtggagctgctcaaacagctatcggctccgtgtgtttgttgtttacaatatctctgtatggagccctaaacaccgatttgttgatggtgacgtgaaccaagtgtttacattcatatagcccgtggagctgctcaaacagctttcggctccgcgtgtttgttgtttacagtatctctgtatggagccctaaacaccgatttgttgatggtgacgtgaaccaagtgtttacattcatatagcccgtggagctgctcaaacagctttcggctccgcgtgtttgttgtttacagtatctctgtatggagccctaaacaccgatttgttgatggtgacgtgaaccaagtgtttacattcatatagcccgtggagttgctcgatcagttatcggctccgtgtgtttgttgtttacagtatctctgtatagagccctgaacaccgatttgttgatggtgacgtgaaccaagtgtttacatttatatagcccgtggagttgctcgatcagctatcggctccgtgtgtttgttgtttacagtatctctgaatggagccctaagaccgatttgttttgggtttcgcgaaccaagtgtttacagtcataacccgtagagcgctactcaaacagccctctgttactgtatagagcgctaagaccaatttgttttgggtgacgtgaataaaaaaacattcatagcccgtgtaccatgttttgcgtacagctgctagttcagtccggttgtttgtcctctacgagagaacctcctccatgtcgtactaaaaattccatgaaggtgacgagaaccaagtgtttgtattcatagcgcatagagctcgcacggtggagctggagggctgaacgagcaacctccatggaggtcagctctgtagagctcctccatggaggttgctcgtgcagccccttctcCGTTGCGGTCTAGTCGGATATAAAGGGACGGCAGCCACAACGATAAATGTTTGGTCTGTTTTATGGTGGCATGGCGTTTTTTAATCCCTACTGACTACTGTCCGCATACATTACCAACCGTCAGTAGCGTTGTAGACGCACATTAAAGCTTCTAACCACAGATCGGCTCTGTGATATTGAGCATTGGTGGAAAATCCCACAGAGATGGTGTGTAACTCTATATCAAAACTATTGTGGTGTTGCGAAAATGAAATGATTAGTTAATTGGCCCCTAGTGACTTTCAAAATACTACAGCAGGACTTCTGGTCTTGGTATCTCGTATGCTATATATCCCGTGTTCTATTGCCTGGAATGATAAGTAAATGAgaattttctacatttcttaTGTGCGAACAAATTCAATGTGATAgaaaaactactagtagtacatgcaTTATTCGAACTGTTTATTTTAATCAacctttttttaacaaaatggaTGAATAGAAACCATTACAGTTAATAACCAAGATAGATATTAAAAAGTAAAGTCATCTTACACTACAAGAGTATTAACACCTCTTTAGGTCTCCTATCTAACTGCAAGTCTAAAATCTATAATATTGCGGAACATAGCTAGAGACACTATTCATAggagaaaaggaaaataacaagttcACTACTCTTCTTCTTTAGACATTGACTTGATACTGTTCAATAAATGTCGACgaaggtacaaaaacaatcttCAATGTTAAGTTCTACTTTCTACAAATCAGTGTTAGTTTCTTGCTTAGTTAAAAGATAAATGTTACGTTCTATTTATGAAAGGCATGTTACTTTCAGTTCTACTTTATTAGCAAACGATTAAACACGATCTATTATGTACCTTTAGAGGAAACTGCAAATCACCAAACAAACTTCTAATTTTTCCCTTGTAGACACACCTCACTACtgtatgtaaatatgtaaataaaGATACCAAAGCGTGCCAGTTCCAGTTGGCGTCTAGTTTGCTGCGAAACAATTCAAACAACATCTACAATATCCCGTCATAGAAGTTACAaaaatgaacttgaacatgataCAAATCCTACAAAACTACCTGCTTGGAAACTTAATTATAGAATACCATGACAGGGAACTTCACTATATACATGAAGAAAAGGttacaaaaaagaaatgaacttgaacatgataCACATGCAACAAAACTACCATCTTGGAAACTAAATTCTAGAGCCACTGGTAACTGAACTTCACTAtttacaagtcaagtcaagtcatgaTCAAAACGGACCGCATAACAGAAAAGGCTGTCGCCTCAAGAACACGAACTAAACTGGCTTAACTGACAAAATGTCAGTGCATGTAACTTTTCAGGATCAACCGCTGACTAATCTGTCAGATCTGATTCACTTCCCACCTGCTGGCTTCATTAGtactcctcacacctgtttcTCACCtttgtgagtccgcatgtgtctcttcagattccCGAACTCACTAAACTGCCTGcggcactcctcacatttgtaaggcttctcccctgtgtgagtccgtatgtgtttcttcagattacccagctcactgaactgcctgctgcactccttacacttgtaaggtttctcccctgtgtgagtccgcatgtgagtcttcagagcacccagctcactgaactgcctgctgcactcctcacacctgaagggtttctcacctgtgtgagtctgcatgtgtttctttagactaCCCAGCTCAcagaactgcctgctgcactcgtcACATtggtaaggtttctcccctgtgtgagtccgcatgtgtctttcaagatcactcagctgactgaactgactgttgcactcctcacacctgtagggtttctcccctgtgtgagttctcatgtgtttcttcagatcactcAGCTGATTGAAttgcttgttgcactcctcacacgtgtaaggtttctcccctgtgtgagttcgcatgtgactcttcagattcgacaactgactgaactgcgtgctgcactccccacacttgtagggtttctcacctgtgtgagttcggaTATGTTTGTTCAGATTACTCAGATTACTGAACtctctgctgcactcctcacatttatagggtttctctcctgtgtgagtccgcatgtgagtcttcagagaatccagatgactgaactgcttgctgcactcctcacatctgtagggtttctcctttgtgtgagtccgtatgtgtcttttcagagcacccagctgactgaactgcttgctgcactcctcacaatcgtagggcttctcaccggtgtgagtcctcatgtgtcttttcagattacccagctgaatgaactgtctgctgcactcctcacacctgtagggtttctcccctgtgtgagtacgcatgtgagccttcagatgACCGAGCTTACCgaactgcttgttgcactcctcacaactgtagggtttctcctctCTGACAGATCGCACAGAGGAATCCTTTTTCGCCTTTCTCCTGACGTCACCCAAACCCTGGGCACTGCTTGTTGTCGACATCCTCCTAGATCTGGGGCAGCTTCTATAGAGACAAAAGGAATGATTATGTTAGAAATGTTACTAGCTATTTAAATTGGGTCCGCAAGGCATAGATTTTTCAGTAAGGCGTGGTGAGGGGTGAAAGTGCAGTTCAACTTTGCCACAGAAGCAGAGTTTTCATGGAAAATAGAAGCAACGAATAAAATTCTGCCAAAATGCAAGCAAAAATCACAGCGTGTAAGCTCAAATGCGTTAAAAGGAGCCTGGTCTGCAGTCTGACGCCTTGCCTTTGGATTCCGCTTCGATTTTGTGacgaaaaacgggttttaatgaggtGACCGTATGCGAAAGGGACCGATATCTATTGTTTACGAGCATAACaatagaacaaaaacaaaggagtACGACTCTTGACGCTAAACGCCACCCAACGCTTGTAGCTACAGTGAAAACAAAAGAATCTCTGGAATAAATCCGGTAACTTTTCCggtaaaatgtgtaaaatcactCGGTCAAACTTCGGCGAAATcggatgtgtttttttttccacgtTGTTCCCGAATGTGCAAAGAGAAAACAGTAAATGTGAAAACACGCCCAAGCAAATtagaaaaaatgtttaaatcatCAGTTACTTAACCTCCCCGtcagttactgaacctccccgtcagttactgaacctccccgtcagttactgaacctccccgtaaaATAAGGAACACGGTAAAGACCCTCGGTAAACCCCTCATAAGCCCTAGATGTTAATTTGTTTACGTTAGCTTCTGTCCTCCTCCTCGCTTCCCCCGTGCGAATTTTGaataaatttgacaaaacatttTCCTCCATTTTAGTCGTGAAAACAGCAAGTCTACAAAATAACATGTGTATCACTTCCATATGCGAGCTATTGTCTTTTTTAACACCCACAGAGGGcacaaaaaaatgaagctgAGTTATCAGTTCCcgggaccaaggaggttaacctggGCCAAGGGAATCCAAACAACACGACACGCTTTGgttttctgtcaaatctacAGAGATTTTGGAGTCAAAATACACAagatcgtcttacctgaacaaacttgaaccctagtctTGCATACAAAcaccagtaggttgtctctaaagccgcttattttgtgattttagctttggaaggacgggaacttttCCAAACCGCTGTAGCTCTCGACTCGCCGAGTAAACAGGAAGATGGCGTCATGTGACCCGGAAGTAATCTTTTGTTTTGGGTCAAACATTATCTCCTGGTTATCCAACAGTTGTCGCGACATCTCTGAGTTGCAAGCTGGGGTTGTGGTAATGATATAATTAAGAAGAGccaattgtacaagataaaattgagaaattatattacatgcattacaggtttgcgatattGTATAGCCTGCGTTcacgggcgccgccattttgattcccAATGGTGTATGATGGGAATGGGTGTTGCCATTAAGATATGTTTATATTGACGTGTTATGTTATGAGCGTGTCGTTGTGGTCTTGTCGGATATAAAGGGACGGCAGACACAACGATAAATGTTTGGTTTGTTTTATGGTGGCACGGTGATTTTAATCCCTACTGACTACTGTCCGCATACATTACCAACCGTCAGGAGCGTTGTAGACGCACATTAAAGCTTCTTGCCACAGACCGGCTCTGTGATATTGAACATTGGTGGATAATCCTACAGAGATCGTGTGTCTTTATTTAACACTGTTCAGGTGTTGGTAAACTAAAAAGATTAGATAATCGGCCCCTAGTGGTTTTCAAAGATAATGCAGAAGGACTTCCGGTAGTATGCAGGATATCCATTGTTCTAATAGTTGGGATGTTAAGTAAATGGGACTTTCCAATAATTCTCAAAGGCTAACATATTCAACGTAAAATAAAAACTACATGCTTGGTTTCtaactgtttatttgaaagcaactgttaacaaattcgataaatgtaaactaTCAAACTCAACAACATACAAGTTACTAATCAGTCAAGTAAACTTATCTTACAGAGTTCTTAACATTTCTACTAGTCTTTTGTTATCCTATCTAAATTCAAACTGCAGGCCTGTTATATACAAAGAAACATAGCTAGAGCTACTATTCCaagaagaacaggaaaataatacatttatcATCATCGCTGGTTGTAAGTTTACTCGTAAAGGAGGAACTCCTTCCCCTTGTACTCATTAACTTGCTACTGTTCCTCATTTGTCAATGAAGGTCCAATAACAACCTGTAGTTATACCTTACAAACTGTATGTTAGGTTCTAGCAAGCactatatataacgtccttgatactAGATTTAAATAAAATGTTACGTTAAACTTCAAGAAAACAACGTTATGTTCTACTTAACAAAAACAATGCTAACTTTGTTCTATGAAGAAGTTAAAAGAAGATAAAAGACAGGAAATAAACTTGAATACAATACGCTTCCAACAAAACTAACATCTTAGAAACTAACTTCTATAAAACCACAACCAATCATTCATGTGGAATCATAACTACTTCAATAACAGGGAAAATGCCCTATTCTAATTTCTAGCACAAAAActtgcattttttttgtaaattttcaacGGTCAAACTCAAGCTCTTGTTATGAGATGAGCAGTTCAACGCTTATGCGTCGTCTAAAATAGAACACATGACTAAGGGAACTTCAATGAGTGGAAAGTTTATGGCAGCCgccgtatctgtatctgcataacatgacgtcacagaactAGTCCATTCATTGATGCCCCTGAAGTCCGTCCCTCGAAGATTTGTGTAAACCcaattgtttgtgtttgaaAGTACAGTTCAACACTTGGTTAACAAAATCCAGTTCAAATCTAATCCAGAATAACTTCCAACACAGATAATAGAAAAGCTGTTGCCCCAACAACACAAACTTCATGATCAACAGCTGACCGAATTGTCTGTTTCACTTTCGCACCATCATTACGAGTGCACATGAGTTAGATCACCTGACTCACTCAACTGGCTGCTGAACTCGGGTCTCCTCACACCTTTGAGTTTCCcctgtgagtccgcatgtgagtctttagatttcccagctgactgaactttctgttgcactcctcacacctgtagggtttctcccctgtgtgagtccgcatgtgttttttCAGAGAATCCAGTCGACTGAACTgtctgttgcactcctcacatgtgtagggtttctcacctgtgtgagtccgcatgtgagtcttcagttCACCtggctgactgaactgcctgctgcactcttcacacctgtaaggtttctccccagtgtgagtccgcatgtgtctcttcagattaacCAGattactgaactgcctgctgcactcctcacacttatagggtttctcacccgtgtgagtccgtACGTGAGTCTTCAGAGCACCCAACTCAccgaactgcctgctgcacacctcacacctgtagggtttctcacctgtgtgaatTCTCTTGTGTCTCTCTAGACTGCCCGGATGcataaactgcctgctgcactcctcacagctgtaaggtttctcacctgtgtgagtgcgcatgtgactcttcagattaTCCAGcacactaaactgcctgctgcactcctcacacctgtagggtttctcccctgtgtgggtcaGCATGTGTCTTTTCAGATCACCAagtcgactgaactgcctgctgcactcctcacacttgtaaggtttctcccctgtgtgagtccgcatgtgagactTCAGTTGGCCCAGCCGACTAAACttcttgctgcactcctcacaattatagggtttctctccagtgtgagtccgcacgtgaGTCTTCAGATCACTCTgccgactgaactgtctgctgcactcctcagacctgtagggtttctcccctgtgtgagtccgcatgtgactttTCAGATCACCAagtcgactgaactgcctgctgcactcctcacacttgtaaggtttctcccctgtgtgagtccgcatgtgactttTCAGATCACCAagtcgactgaactgcctgctgcactcctcacacttgtaaggtttctcccctgtgtgagtccgcatgtgagtcttcagttTACAAcgatgactgaactgcctgctgcactcctcacacatgtagcgTTTATCCTCTTTGTTAGATCGCACAGAAGAATCCTTTTTCGCCTTTTTCCTGACGTCACCCAAACTCTGGGCACTGCTTGTTGCCGACATCCTCCTAGATCTTGTGCAACTTCTGTAGAGACAATAGGAATGATCAAGTTAGAAATATTTAATCCATAGCTTCTTCAGTATTTAGTCCGCAATGTATAAATTTGttagtatctgtatctatatctgtatctacactcagcacaaaaagtttggaatatcaacttcggttgatcatatttttgctgtttctacatcaatttcaatatattatatatcaatagaaagcttgtatgattttctttccaatggtatgaaactcattatcattgttaactcacggaacatacactaggcctgctaacgtgagtgggtcacgaaaaaaaagtgcccaaatccccccgtttttgttcaaaactgtatcgtccggttgttatggccgcgggtgacaatgattcaatcaatccctttttcacctaacgtttggtatacagaacatccaagtttctttttagcatatctgaagAGAGTAtcttatgagtgtaaattcatggaacgagcaccagacctgcttacgtacagggggtcctaaagataaagtgccgaaattaccctactaaagtcaatcactccatgctgctcattttcttccgtcggtattgacttgtgaatgaaggcaagttgaataaacaggacatgtcaatcaaagctactgctactctttattcaagcaaaaaatctgaaccatggcaagaggtgatcaatcgagtgctagccataagccataggaaggctattccctaagactgtactccagcatccaatggtcctttctttgtgtggactggtgttgtaatcttgcagaatggcatttggtccaatattgaagaggtaggatattgttactggatggaggatggtgtccctatatctcaccacCTTGAAggtgcctggaatgatgacgagtcttgtttttcctatggcggttataccgccccacaccaagacgctgcctccaccaccaaatgccgaaagttactcttgtcgtgtcagcgtgcggttctccttgccgcatccgcgCTTTGATGTCCATCCGACTATCGAAAGGGATATACTCTACTCTAAGTGTGCTAAcaccttgtatgttccgtataccaaatgtgaggtgaaaaaaggattgattgaaccagtgacacacgggccaatatcaacagggcgatacagtgttgaacagaagcaggggaatttgggcacttttttttcgtgacccactcatgtaagcaggTCTTGTactcgtttcatgtgtttacaat includes the following:
- the LOC118427936 gene encoding zinc finger protein 271-like, with the protein product MSTTSSAQGLGDVRRKAKKDSSVRSVREEKPYSCEECNKQFGKLGHLKHTGEKPYDCEECSKQFSQLGALKRHIRTHTKEKPYRCEECSKQFSHLDSLKTHMRTHTGEKPYKCEECSREFSNLSNLNKHIRTHTGEKPYKCGECSTQFSQLSNLKSHMRTHTGEKPYTCEECNKQFNQLSDLKKHMRTHTGEKPYRCEECNSQFSQLSDLERHMRTHTGEKPYQCDECSRQFCELGSLKKHMQTHTGEKPFRCEECSRQFSELGALKTHMRTHTGEKPYKCKECSRQFSELGNLKKHIRTHTGEKPYKCEECRRQFSEFGNLKRHMRTHKGEKQVLQARYTRSRRMSTTSSAQSLEYVRRKVKRDFSVRSNKEEKRYRHMLTHTGEKPYKCEECSKQFSVLNILKSHMRTHTGEKPYSCEECSRQFSYPGSLERHKRTHTGEKPYKCEECSRQFSESGALKKHMRTHTGEKPYTCEECSKQFRELVNLKRHMRTHTGEKPYTCEECNRQFSRLDSLKKHMRTHTGEKPYRCEECSRQFSQLGNLKTHMRTHRGNSKV
- the LOC118427815 gene encoding zinc finger protein 678-like; amino-acid sequence: MSATSSAQSLGDVRKKAKKDSSVRSNKEDKRYMCEECSRQFSHRCKLKTHMRTHTGEKPYKCEECSRQFSRLGDLKSHMRTHTGEKPYKCEECSRQFSRLGDLKSHMRTHTGEKPYRSEECSRQFSRQSDLKTHVRTHTGEKPYNCEECSKKFSRLGQLKSHMRTHTGEKPYKCEECSRQFSRLGDLKRHMLTHTGEKPYRCEECSRQFSVLDNLKSHMRTHTGEKPYSCEECSRQFMHPGSLERHKRIHTGEKPYRCEVCSRQFGELGALKTHVRTHTGEKPYKCEECSRQFSNLVNLKRHMRTHTGEKPYRCEECSRQFSQPGELKTHMRTHTGEKPYTCEECNRQFSRLDSLKKHMRTHTGEKPYRCEECNRKFSQLGNLKTHMRTHRGNSKV